One window of the Chitinophaga niabensis genome contains the following:
- a CDS encoding SusC/RagA family TonB-linked outer membrane protein: MKLTYFLLLACFCQVHASSYAQKVTLHEKNASLEKLIRNIEKQSGYVFFLDYSLMEQSKKISVDITEGTLQEAVDLCIRPFSLTYIIVGKTIVVKQKAPEPVDSVIEVRGKVTDVEGRPLPGVSVSVPGTRQGTVTSDNGDFVLSVSPAAKLHFSMLGYKASDIAVNGQKTLTVVLTLQNTSVNELVVVGYGTQRRGDVTGAIASVNTKTLEGTPIRSVDQALQGRVAGVTFVQNSGMPGAGSSIRVRGGNSINGSNEPLYVIDGVPVFADQGSDGTSLNPLNSISPTDIASIEILKDASATAIYGSRGGNGVVLITTNRGKKGDSRITFDSYYGSQQILKKYSLLNAAQFEQLANEASVAENGPILYDLTKTPATTDWQGAIFRTAPIQSYSLSFSGADPKTRFLVTANYFDQQGIARGSDLKRYSLRANLDKDIRENIKLGSSLTVSNVRTNRVNSGSLFTMATMAPNLPIYQPDGSYTELNNQGAPFDNPVALIDHYKNYNNVYRTLGNVYASINITKNLTFKTLWGADVNFARNDIYLPQSVYSGSQLGGNASVSTNQTFTWLNENTLNYTLNRDGHQLNLLGGFTQQSSSYQSLGAEAQGFLNDNLGTNALGNAASVQPSSSSIARWALLSFLGRANYSFKNKYLLTLTGRYDGSSRFGKNNRFGFFPSVAVGWKLDQEAFIRDLHLFSTLKLRVSHGLTGNQDGIGNYPSLDLMGKANYSIGNVNVIGLMPSQVGNPDLRWESTAQSDIGLELGFFNNKLTFITDVYYKKTSDLLLYVKIPTTSGFSTSLQNRGQVENKGIELTINATPLDKEVQWETGFNISFNRNKVLDLAGADRLFAGQGPNQSTIVQVGQPLGTFFGFEAAGIFKSKEEVDASAQKTAKPGDIRFRDINDDKKINDDDRVLLGNAQPKFSFGFSNTFSLKGVELMVLLQGVYGNKLYNINTNTLENLTGLQNQSTTTLNRWTPANTNTNIPRATTVKPTARSWDRLVEDGSYLRGKTVQLGYNLPSAALRRIKLSALKVYVNVQNLFTITDYSGLDPEVSRYGSDNVSPGFDSGAYPNARTISFGINASF; this comes from the coding sequence ATGAAACTGACATACTTTCTTTTGCTGGCATGTTTTTGCCAGGTTCATGCAAGTAGTTACGCGCAAAAGGTTACGCTTCATGAAAAAAACGCGTCCCTGGAAAAGCTGATCAGGAATATTGAAAAGCAGTCCGGTTATGTATTCTTCCTGGACTACTCACTGATGGAACAGTCGAAAAAGATCAGTGTGGATATTACAGAAGGTACTTTACAGGAAGCGGTAGATCTCTGTATCCGGCCATTTTCGCTGACTTATATTATTGTTGGCAAAACCATCGTGGTAAAACAAAAAGCACCTGAGCCGGTTGATTCCGTCATCGAAGTCCGTGGTAAAGTAACGGATGTGGAAGGCAGGCCACTTCCGGGTGTATCTGTTTCGGTACCGGGTACCAGGCAGGGAACGGTTACAAGTGATAATGGCGACTTTGTATTATCGGTATCACCTGCAGCCAAACTGCATTTCAGTATGCTTGGTTACAAGGCTTCGGATATAGCAGTGAACGGGCAAAAGACCCTTACCGTGGTGCTTACTTTGCAAAACACCTCTGTGAATGAACTGGTGGTAGTGGGCTATGGCACACAACGCCGGGGGGATGTAACGGGCGCTATCGCTTCCGTAAATACCAAAACACTGGAAGGAACGCCCATCCGCTCTGTGGATCAGGCATTGCAGGGGAGGGTAGCAGGTGTTACCTTTGTACAGAACTCAGGTATGCCGGGAGCGGGTTCTTCTATTCGCGTGCGTGGTGGTAACTCTATCAACGGCAGCAACGAACCCTTGTATGTAATAGATGGAGTACCGGTATTTGCAGACCAGGGAAGTGATGGTACTTCGCTCAATCCACTGAACAGTATTAGTCCTACTGATATAGCCTCCATTGAAATATTGAAAGATGCCTCTGCAACTGCTATCTATGGCTCGCGGGGTGGTAATGGTGTTGTGCTGATCACTACCAATCGCGGAAAAAAAGGCGACTCCCGCATTACTTTTGATTCCTACTACGGTTCGCAGCAGATCCTTAAAAAATATTCGTTGCTGAATGCGGCACAGTTTGAGCAACTGGCTAATGAAGCCAGTGTTGCTGAAAATGGCCCGATCCTGTACGATCTCACCAAAACACCTGCTACCACAGACTGGCAGGGTGCTATTTTCAGAACGGCTCCCATACAAAGTTATTCCCTGTCTTTCTCCGGAGCAGATCCCAAGACGCGTTTCCTGGTTACTGCTAATTATTTTGATCAGCAGGGTATTGCCCGGGGATCTGATCTGAAACGTTATTCATTACGTGCTAACCTTGATAAGGACATCAGGGAAAACATCAAGCTCGGCAGCAGTCTTACTGTCAGTAATGTACGCACCAACAGGGTGAATAGCGGATCGCTGTTCACAATGGCCACTATGGCACCTAATCTGCCCATCTACCAACCGGATGGCAGTTATACAGAACTCAACAACCAGGGGGCACCTTTTGATAACCCGGTTGCATTGATTGACCACTACAAAAATTATAACAACGTTTATCGTACGTTGGGAAACGTATACGCCAGCATTAATATCACCAAAAACCTTACTTTCAAAACACTCTGGGGGGCAGATGTCAATTTTGCACGGAACGATATTTATCTTCCGCAATCGGTGTATTCCGGATCTCAGTTAGGTGGAAATGCATCGGTATCTACCAATCAGACCTTTACCTGGCTGAATGAAAATACACTTAACTATACCCTGAACCGGGATGGGCATCAGCTGAACCTGCTTGGTGGTTTTACCCAGCAAAGTTCTTCCTATCAATCGCTCGGCGCGGAAGCCCAGGGTTTCCTGAACGATAATCTCGGTACGAATGCATTGGGTAATGCCGCTTCGGTACAACCTTCATCTTCCAGCATAGCACGATGGGCGTTGCTGAGTTTCCTTGGCAGGGCCAACTATAGCTTCAAGAATAAGTACCTGCTTACACTCACCGGCCGGTACGATGGTTCCTCCCGTTTCGGGAAAAATAACCGCTTCGGGTTTTTCCCTTCAGTAGCAGTTGGCTGGAAGCTGGACCAGGAGGCTTTCATACGTGACCTGCATCTTTTCAGCACTCTGAAATTAAGGGTCAGCCATGGCCTCACCGGTAACCAGGATGGCATCGGTAATTATCCTTCTCTCGATCTGATGGGCAAGGCGAACTATTCCATCGGTAATGTAAATGTGATAGGACTTATGCCTTCCCAGGTAGGTAATCCTGATCTGCGCTGGGAATCCACCGCGCAATCAGATATTGGTCTTGAACTGGGTTTCTTCAATAATAAACTCACCTTCATCACAGATGTGTACTACAAAAAAACAAGCGACCTGTTGTTATATGTGAAAATTCCTACCACCTCCGGTTTCTCCACTTCGCTGCAAAACAGGGGGCAGGTAGAGAACAAAGGCATAGAACTTACTATTAATGCCACGCCGCTGGATAAGGAAGTACAATGGGAAACCGGTTTTAATATTTCCTTCAACAGGAACAAAGTGCTGGACCTCGCAGGTGCCGATCGTCTCTTTGCCGGCCAGGGGCCTAACCAGTCCACTATCGTACAGGTAGGTCAGCCGTTGGGAACTTTCTTCGGTTTTGAGGCGGCAGGTATTTTCAAGTCAAAGGAGGAAGTGGATGCTTCCGCTCAAAAAACGGCTAAACCCGGCGATATCAGGTTCAGGGATATAAACGATGATAAAAAGATCAATGATGATGATCGGGTACTATTGGGCAATGCACAGCCGAAATTCTCTTTCGGGTTTAGCAATACCTTCTCGCTGAAAGGGGTTGAGCTGATGGTGCTGCTTCAGGGCGTTTATGGCAACAAGTTGTATAATATTAATACCAATACACTGGAAAACCTCACCGGCCTGCAAAATCAGAGCACTACCACCTTGAACCGCTGGACACCGGCTAATACCAATACGAATATTCCACGCGCTACCACGGTAAAACCTACAGCCCGTTCCTGGGACCGGCTGGTGGAAGATGGTTCTTACCTGAGAGGTAAAACCGTGCAGCTGGGATACAATCTGCCATCGGCAGCTCTGCGGCGTATTAAACTCTCTGCGCTGAAAGTATATGTGAATGTACAGAACCTGTTTACCATCACGGACTATTCAGGACTTGATCCGGAAGTGAGCCGTTATGGATCAGATAATGTGAGTCCGGGTTTTGACTCCGGCGCTTATCCGAACGCACGCACGATTTCTTTTGGTATCAATGCCAGCTTCTAA
- a CDS encoding FecR family protein: protein MPQEKEHYQQLLQRFLANNCTPAETEELLNFLQQDASNRLLLEEMNTSFGSPVQEDHGPWRDRVRQQLLLATQPVKVIPLYKKWLPKVAAAVLLLAVATLGWQYYRSAENVIPADKLAGSKPDPLPGGNKAMLTLANGTTVMLDSATNDAIPSQGATKVIRINGQLKYEAGQAADDAVVYNTLSTPRGGQYKIELPDGTLVWLNAASSLRFPTTFNKGERTVVLNGEGYFEVAHKNNMPFKVQLGSGVVEVLGTRFNVMSYPNETIVRTTLLQGAVKVTHSAHSARLVPGQQASWADDGSNITVSQTDADEAVSWKEGYFQFNKAPLADVMRQLERWYNVEVRYEGSTGKREFWGKIPRNVRLSEALKILELSNIPYSMKGDTIIIHQ from the coding sequence ATGCCACAGGAAAAAGAACATTACCAGCAGCTGCTGCAACGTTTTCTTGCTAACAACTGTACTCCCGCAGAAACCGAGGAGTTATTGAACTTCCTGCAACAGGATGCCTCCAACCGCCTGCTGCTGGAAGAAATGAATACTTCCTTTGGCTCACCTGTACAGGAAGATCATGGCCCATGGCGTGATCGGGTTAGACAACAACTTCTCCTTGCCACACAACCGGTAAAAGTGATTCCTCTCTATAAAAAATGGCTGCCGAAAGTGGCGGCCGCGGTATTGCTGTTGGCGGTAGCCACTTTAGGATGGCAGTATTACCGCTCCGCAGAAAATGTAATACCTGCTGATAAGCTGGCCGGCAGTAAGCCGGATCCGCTGCCGGGTGGAAACAAGGCAATGCTCACTTTGGCAAATGGCACCACCGTAATGCTGGACAGCGCTACGAATGATGCTATTCCCAGCCAGGGAGCCACAAAAGTTATCAGGATAAACGGGCAATTAAAATATGAAGCAGGGCAGGCAGCAGATGATGCCGTGGTATATAATACGCTTAGCACACCAAGGGGCGGTCAATATAAAATAGAGCTGCCTGATGGTACGCTGGTATGGCTCAACGCGGCCTCCTCACTTCGTTTCCCCACCACTTTCAATAAGGGGGAACGTACCGTGGTGCTGAATGGTGAAGGTTACTTTGAAGTGGCGCATAAGAACAATATGCCATTTAAAGTACAGCTAGGCAGTGGTGTGGTGGAAGTACTGGGCACACGTTTTAACGTGATGTCTTACCCCAATGAAACAATAGTGAGAACAACCCTGCTGCAGGGTGCAGTAAAAGTGACGCATAGTGCTCACTCCGCCAGGCTCGTTCCGGGGCAGCAGGCCAGTTGGGCTGATGATGGCAGTAACATCACTGTCAGCCAGACGGATGCGGATGAAGCTGTATCCTGGAAAGAAGGGTACTTCCAGTTCAACAAAGCTCCGCTGGCTGATGTAATGCGACAGCTGGAAAGATGGTACAATGTGGAAGTCCGTTATGAAGGCAGTACCGGTAAAAGGGAATTCTGGGGTAAGATACCCAGGAATGTGCGGTTGAGTGAAGCGCTTAAAATACTAGAACTCAGTAATATTCCATATTCCATGAAAGGCGATACAATTATTATTCACCAGTAA
- a CDS encoding RNA polymerase sigma factor — translation MGDSTITEAEYLERLRKGDADAYMQLYDKYSAHVYGWVLRFVKVPAYAEDIVQDVFLKIWEVRERLDPAQSFPAYLYKISRNKTFNFLRKNASDEATRLQIMQRIGEITESPYHQVLWAQYQQMLNNAITQLPYQRQRVFTLCRQEGKSYDEAAKELGISRNTVKEHMVMALKDIKAYFYRHGDLSLAILLLMHKF, via the coding sequence ATGGGGGATTCCACGATCACTGAAGCCGAATACCTGGAGCGGCTCCGAAAGGGAGATGCAGATGCATACATGCAGCTGTACGACAAATACAGTGCACATGTTTATGGATGGGTGTTACGTTTTGTGAAAGTGCCCGCCTATGCAGAGGACATTGTGCAGGATGTATTCCTGAAAATTTGGGAAGTCCGCGAACGGCTCGATCCCGCTCAATCTTTCCCTGCATACCTCTATAAGATCAGCCGCAACAAAACCTTCAATTTTCTCAGGAAGAACGCTTCTGATGAAGCTACACGCCTCCAGATCATGCAGCGCATTGGCGAAATAACGGAATCGCCCTACCACCAGGTGTTATGGGCGCAATACCAGCAAATGCTTAACAATGCCATTACACAACTGCCTTACCAGCGGCAAAGGGTTTTTACATTATGCCGGCAGGAAGGTAAGAGTTATGATGAAGCTGCAAAAGAACTGGGTATTTCCCGTAATACCGTAAAAGAACACATGGTCATGGCTCTCAAGGATATCAAGGCCTATTTCTACCGGCATGGTGATCTCTCCCTCGCTATACTGTTACTGATGCACAAATTCTAA